In Limisalsivibrio acetivorans, one genomic interval encodes:
- the plsX gene encoding phosphate acyltransferase PlsX, with product MRIVVDAMGGDFAPVEIVRGAADACRDLDTDILLVGREAQVKEELDKLSSYPLSRIEISDAEDVVTMDDSPSAILRGKRNSSIHKGLRHVKDGSGDAFFSAGNTGAVMAVAKMVLKVLEGIDRPAIGAVLPTIKGHTVLLDAGANVECKPLHYLQFAIMGSAYAHIALGIDDPKTGLLSIGEEEMKGSDVIKVVNQLLRESTGVVNFHGNVEGKDMFRGTTDVIVCDGFSGNVALKVSESAGWFVSKMIKEEITKSVPAKIGALFAKGALMRVKERADYTEYGGAPLLGVGGVCIIGHGSSNHNAVKNGIRVAKELAENNLNGLIEEKVKESFEVLEVDKGGSFLDNILGKFKKKSNQGS from the coding sequence ATGAGAATTGTCGTTGATGCCATGGGGGGTGATTTTGCCCCCGTGGAGATTGTGAGAGGAGCGGCGGACGCCTGCCGCGACCTTGATACTGATATACTCCTGGTGGGTCGTGAAGCCCAGGTCAAAGAGGAGCTTGATAAGCTCTCATCCTACCCCCTTTCCCGTATTGAGATCAGCGACGCTGAAGATGTTGTAACCATGGATGATTCCCCCTCTGCAATCCTGAGAGGGAAGAGGAATTCCTCCATACACAAAGGCCTGCGCCACGTTAAAGACGGCAGCGGTGATGCGTTCTTCAGTGCCGGAAACACGGGCGCTGTTATGGCCGTTGCTAAGATGGTTCTCAAGGTTCTTGAGGGCATCGACAGGCCCGCCATCGGCGCAGTTCTCCCCACCATAAAAGGGCACACCGTTCTCCTCGATGCAGGGGCGAACGTTGAATGCAAACCTCTCCATTATCTTCAGTTTGCCATTATGGGTAGTGCATACGCACACATAGCCCTCGGCATAGACGACCCTAAGACAGGTCTGCTCAGTATCGGCGAAGAGGAGATGAAGGGGAGCGATGTTATCAAGGTTGTAAATCAGCTCCTTCGTGAATCCACCGGCGTTGTCAACTTCCACGGCAACGTGGAGGGTAAGGATATGTTCAGGGGGACGACAGACGTAATCGTCTGCGACGGTTTCTCAGGCAATGTCGCTCTCAAGGTTTCCGAATCCGCCGGCTGGTTCGTCTCCAAGATGATAAAAGAGGAGATAACCAAATCAGTCCCCGCCAAGATAGGTGCTCTTTTCGCCAAAGGGGCTCTTATGCGTGTTAAAGAGAGGGCGGACTATACCGAATACGGCGGTGCTCCTCTGCTCGGTGTTGGCGGTGTCTGCATCATCGGCCACGGCAGCAGCAACCACAACGCTGTTAAAAACGGAATACGTGTTGCAAAAGAACTTGCCGAAAACAACCTCAACGGCCTCATAGAGGAGAAGGTAAAGGAATCCTTCGAGGTATTAGAAGTTGACAAAGGCGGGTCATTTCTGGATAATATTCTCGGAAAATTTAAGAAAAAATCTAATCAGGGCAGTTAA
- the fabD gene encoding ACP S-malonyltransferase, with protein sequence MGKTAVIFPGQGSQTVGMGKDFYEKYDEVKNIFDKADEVLGYSLTELMFNGPEEDLKLTSNTQPALLTMSVGLWEVVKDKLSPDFFAGHSLGEYSALVAAGGMSFEDAVLAVHNRGKFMQEAVPVGTGSMAAVMGSDEETVRRVCLELTDDNGVVEPANFNSPGQIVVAGSTAKVAEFAEKIKEAGAKRAVMLPVSAPFHCSLMKPAAVKMAEYLKNIDINDLSTPVFSNVKAEPERSASHVYDNLVKQVASPVLWTETIQNMAAAGADTFIEVGAGKVLTGLVRKVDKSLNCSNVGIVGDEEKL encoded by the coding sequence ATGGGTAAAACAGCAGTAATCTTCCCCGGTCAGGGCTCCCAGACAGTGGGTATGGGGAAGGATTTCTACGAAAAATACGATGAAGTAAAGAATATATTCGACAAAGCGGACGAGGTTCTCGGCTACTCCCTTACAGAACTCATGTTCAACGGCCCCGAAGAGGACCTTAAACTCACCTCAAACACCCAGCCGGCTCTGCTCACGATGAGTGTTGGTCTCTGGGAGGTTGTTAAGGATAAGCTCAGCCCCGATTTCTTCGCCGGGCACTCCCTCGGCGAGTATTCCGCCCTTGTGGCAGCCGGAGGAATGAGCTTCGAGGACGCAGTCCTTGCTGTTCACAACCGTGGTAAATTTATGCAGGAGGCTGTGCCTGTGGGAACGGGTTCCATGGCCGCCGTCATGGGCTCCGATGAGGAGACCGTGCGCAGGGTATGCTTGGAACTCACCGACGACAACGGCGTTGTGGAGCCGGCAAACTTTAATTCCCCCGGGCAGATAGTCGTTGCGGGGAGTACGGCAAAGGTTGCCGAGTTTGCCGAGAAGATCAAAGAGGCTGGTGCTAAGAGGGCTGTTATGCTCCCCGTTAGTGCACCCTTCCATTGCTCGCTCATGAAGCCCGCGGCGGTTAAAATGGCGGAGTATCTTAAGAATATCGATATAAATGATCTGAGCACTCCTGTGTTCAGTAATGTTAAGGCGGAGCCCGAAAGATCGGCTTCCCATGTTTACGACAATCTTGTTAAGCAGGTTGCAAGCCCCGTTCTGTGGACAGAAACGATCCAGAATATGGCCGCAGCAGGTGCTGACACTTTCATAGAGGTGGGAGCCGGAAAGGTTCTCACAGGACTCGTCCGCAAGGTCGATAAATCACTGAACTGTTCCAATGTGGGGATTGTCGGTGATGAAGAGAAGCTTTAA
- a CDS encoding O-acetylhomoserine aminocarboxypropyltransferase/cysteine synthase family protein: MKYQSIDTIAVHGGHTPDPVTGARAVPIYQTTAYQFKDADHAARLFDLAEPGYIYTRLNNPTVEVLENRMSMLEGGTGAVATSSGQFAEFMVFTSIAEAGDEIITTNRLYGGTNNLFFSTFKKLGIKFIGIDHDDFEAIEGAITDKTKGIYLETVSNPGNDIPNMEKVAEIAHRNGLPLIVDNTYPTPYLCRPKDFGADVVIHSVTKFLGGHGNSMGGVAVDLGTFDWAASGRFPGFTEPDPSYHGVVYSETFGNMALAVKMRVQIMRDIGGCMTPMNAFLLLQGIETLHLRMERHVENAGRVARFLEGHPAVERVSYPDLDGNKNAERLKKYLPKGSGAMLSFELKGGYESGKAFIEGVELATHLTNLGDTRTLVTHPASTTHRQLSTEQKQAAGIGEGLIRMSIGIEGSEDILADLEQALAKAEQV, encoded by the coding sequence ATGAAGTATCAAAGCATTGACACCATCGCCGTTCACGGCGGACACACACCCGACCCTGTTACGGGTGCCAGAGCTGTACCAATCTATCAGACCACAGCTTACCAATTCAAGGACGCAGACCATGCGGCAAGGCTTTTTGACCTTGCAGAACCGGGCTATATCTACACTCGCCTGAACAACCCAACTGTTGAAGTTCTTGAGAACCGAATGTCAATGCTTGAAGGCGGCACAGGAGCTGTCGCCACATCCTCCGGTCAATTTGCTGAATTCATGGTTTTCACTTCCATCGCCGAGGCGGGGGATGAGATTATCACAACAAACAGGCTATATGGAGGTACCAACAATCTCTTTTTCAGCACATTCAAGAAGCTCGGTATCAAGTTTATCGGCATCGATCACGATGACTTCGAGGCTATCGAAGGTGCGATTACAGATAAAACAAAGGGGATATACCTAGAAACGGTATCAAACCCCGGCAACGATATACCGAATATGGAGAAGGTGGCAGAGATAGCCCATAGGAACGGACTACCGCTCATCGTAGACAATACGTACCCAACACCGTATCTTTGCAGACCGAAGGATTTCGGAGCAGATGTGGTTATCCATTCCGTCACAAAGTTTCTCGGCGGGCACGGCAACTCCATGGGCGGCGTTGCGGTGGACCTCGGAACCTTTGACTGGGCGGCTTCGGGCAGATTCCCCGGCTTCACCGAACCGGACCCCAGCTACCACGGTGTGGTCTATTCCGAAACCTTCGGGAACATGGCGCTGGCCGTTAAGATGAGGGTTCAGATCATGAGGGATATCGGCGGATGCATGACACCTATGAACGCATTCCTGCTCCTGCAGGGGATTGAAACTCTGCATCTGCGCATGGAGCGCCATGTGGAGAACGCAGGTAGGGTTGCGAGGTTCCTTGAAGGGCATCCCGCTGTGGAGCGTGTAAGCTATCCTGATCTTGATGGAAACAAAAACGCTGAACGGCTTAAAAAGTATCTCCCCAAAGGATCCGGTGCGATGCTCTCCTTCGAATTAAAGGGCGGATACGAGTCTGGCAAGGCATTCATCGAGGGTGTTGAGCTTGCAACCCACCTGACAAACCTCGGGGACACCAGAACTCTCGTAACCCATCCCGCAAGCACCACCCATCGCCAGCTCTCCACTGAGCAGAAGCAGGCGGCGGGCATCGGAGAGGGGCTTATCAGGATGTCCATCGGCATCGAAGGGAGCGAAGATATCCTTGCGGATCTCGAACAGGCACTCGCAAAGGCGGAGCAGGTTTAA
- a CDS encoding beta-ketoacyl-ACP synthase 3, producing the protein MFSRISGTGSFFPPDVMTNHDFEKFLETSDEWIITRTGIRERRIAKNHSCSDMGYEAGLKALEMAEMKPEDLDGIIFATFTPDTTMPSCACRVQSLLGIPGTFAFDIAAACTGFLYACNVADSMIKSGSAKNILVIGAEKITATVDWSDRSTCILFGDGAGAAVLSASDKPGIRSVSVHADGDHADLLALPCLGTEYLAKRNELDIEAGMIKMSGNEVFKIAVRAMAEVASRAVEMSGLSYDDIDFLIPHQANLRIIDATAKRLNLAQERVIINLDRYGNTSAATIPTALDGAVREGRIKRGMNIASAAFGGGLTWGGMVFTF; encoded by the coding sequence ATATTTTCTAGAATTTCCGGTACGGGCTCTTTTTTCCCGCCGGATGTAATGACGAACCATGACTTTGAAAAGTTTCTTGAGACCTCTGATGAGTGGATTATTACCCGAACCGGCATACGTGAAAGACGTATAGCCAAGAATCACTCATGCTCGGATATGGGCTATGAAGCGGGGCTTAAGGCCTTGGAGATGGCAGAGATGAAGCCGGAGGATCTTGACGGAATTATCTTCGCCACCTTCACCCCCGATACTACGATGCCCTCCTGCGCATGCCGTGTGCAGAGCCTTCTGGGTATTCCCGGAACCTTCGCCTTCGACATTGCTGCGGCATGTACCGGATTTCTCTATGCCTGCAACGTTGCAGATTCGATGATCAAATCGGGAAGTGCCAAGAATATCCTTGTCATTGGTGCGGAAAAGATCACCGCCACTGTGGACTGGAGCGATAGAAGCACATGCATCCTCTTCGGTGACGGAGCTGGAGCGGCTGTCCTCTCTGCATCGGACAAACCCGGCATAAGAAGCGTAAGCGTTCATGCGGACGGCGACCATGCGGATCTTCTCGCACTCCCATGCCTCGGTACCGAGTATCTTGCCAAGCGTAATGAGCTGGATATTGAAGCGGGCATGATAAAGATGAGCGGGAATGAGGTCTTTAAGATAGCCGTAAGGGCCATGGCCGAAGTAGCTTCAAGGGCTGTGGAGATGAGCGGACTCTCCTATGATGATATCGACTTCCTCATCCCCCATCAGGCGAACCTCAGAATCATCGATGCCACAGCGAAAAGGCTTAACCTTGCACAGGAAAGGGTAATAATAAATTTGGACAGATACGGCAATACATCCGCCGCAACCATCCCCACCGCCCTTGACGGAGCTGTTCGTGAGGGTAGGATCAAGAGGGGTATGAACATCGCCTCCGCCGCCTTTGGAGGCGGACTTACATGGGGCGGTATGGTCTTTACATTCTGA
- a CDS encoding glycosyltransferase family 2 protein yields MSSNLPLSVSIISFNEEDNIGRTLESVMGFAHEIIVVDSHSTDKTVEIAEAFGAKVYDEDWKGHVKQKNSAIEKCTQEWILSLDCDEVVTPELENSIRETVASGEKDGYIMNRRTFYAGKMLAHSWQPDNKLRLVKRSANPRWGGYDPHDVLEIEGTKGKLNGDLIHYSYRDINDHFQRLLKYAKTAAMSYHKNGRRFSMFRLIFNPPAAFIKKYIIRGGFLDGFHGLLVAVSSFIYVFLKYVFLWEIERNEG; encoded by the coding sequence ATGTCTTCCAATCTACCCCTTTCCGTTTCCATCATATCCTTTAATGAAGAGGACAACATAGGCCGCACCCTCGAAAGCGTTATGGGCTTTGCGCATGAGATTATCGTCGTTGATTCCCACTCTACTGATAAAACAGTTGAAATCGCCGAAGCTTTTGGTGCAAAGGTTTATGACGAGGACTGGAAGGGGCATGTAAAGCAGAAGAATTCCGCCATAGAAAAATGCACTCAGGAATGGATCCTCTCCCTCGACTGTGATGAGGTAGTAACACCCGAGCTCGAAAACTCCATAAGAGAAACAGTTGCCTCCGGTGAAAAGGACGGCTACATCATGAACCGCCGCACCTTCTACGCAGGAAAGATGCTCGCCCATTCATGGCAGCCGGACAACAAGCTCCGCCTCGTGAAACGTTCAGCAAATCCCCGCTGGGGAGGGTACGACCCCCACGATGTCCTTGAGATAGAAGGAACTAAGGGTAAACTGAACGGCGATCTAATCCACTACTCCTACCGTGATATTAACGACCACTTTCAGCGTCTTCTTAAATACGCCAAAACAGCCGCCATGAGCTACCATAAAAACGGACGCAGATTCAGCATGTTTCGCCTTATCTTCAATCCGCCTGCGGCATTCATCAAGAAGTACATCATCAGAGGCGGATTTCTAGACGGTTTTCACGGCCTCCTTGTTGCCGTAAGCAGCTTTATTTACGTCTTCCTTAAATATGTGTTCCTATGGGAAATTGAGCGCAATGAGGGCTAA
- a CDS encoding UDP-glucuronic acid decarboxylase family protein gives MNITASADKKRVLITGAAGFIGSHLTDRYLKEGWQVIGMDNLLTGSMENIAHNLGNENFTFVKYNVTNYIHVEGKVDLVLHFACPASPVDYLNYPIQTLKVDSIGTMHSLGLAKEKKARYVFASTSEIYGDPEVHPQPESYWGNVNPLGPRSVYDEAKRFSESMTVTYHRKHGVDARIVRIFNTYGPRMRLNDGRIIPNFVYQALTGKPITVYGDGSQTRSFCYIEDLVEGIYRVSTMEGISGEVFNLGNTDEYTVKSFAEIITDNLQASGGLVYEDLPQDDPKRRCPDITKAKKVLGWEPKVSLDDGLRETVDYFREAIEKIGE, from the coding sequence TTGAATATTACAGCATCGGCAGATAAAAAAAGGGTTCTCATAACCGGGGCCGCCGGATTTATCGGCAGTCACCTCACCGACCGATACCTCAAAGAGGGTTGGCAGGTTATTGGCATGGACAACCTGCTCACAGGGAGCATGGAAAATATCGCCCATAACCTCGGAAATGAGAATTTCACCTTTGTTAAATACAATGTTACAAACTATATACATGTGGAAGGGAAGGTTGACCTTGTGCTCCATTTCGCCTGCCCAGCTTCACCCGTAGACTACCTTAACTACCCCATCCAGACACTTAAGGTGGACTCCATAGGAACCATGCACTCTCTAGGCCTCGCCAAGGAGAAGAAGGCTCGCTACGTCTTCGCATCCACCTCCGAGATATACGGGGATCCCGAGGTTCACCCGCAACCTGAAAGCTACTGGGGGAATGTGAACCCCCTCGGCCCACGTTCCGTATACGATGAGGCGAAGCGGTTCTCCGAATCGATGACGGTGACATACCACAGGAAGCATGGTGTCGATGCTCGAATTGTCCGAATATTCAACACCTACGGCCCACGCATGCGTCTCAATGATGGACGTATCATCCCCAACTTCGTTTATCAGGCCCTCACTGGAAAGCCGATCACCGTGTACGGTGACGGAAGCCAGACAAGGAGCTTCTGCTACATCGAAGATCTCGTTGAGGGTATCTACCGTGTCTCAACCATGGAAGGCATCTCGGGTGAGGTTTTCAACCTCGGCAACACCGATGAATACACCGTAAAAAGCTTTGCGGAGATAATCACAGATAACCTGCAGGCTTCCGGAGGACTCGTCTATGAGGATCTTCCACAGGATGATCCCAAGCGCAGATGCCCCGATATTACAAAGGCAAAGAAGGTTCTCGGCTGGGAGCCAAAAGTCAGCCTTGATGACGGACTACGTGAAACCGTCGACTACTTCCGTGAAGCCATCGAGAAAATCGGGGAGTAG
- a CDS encoding YceD family protein — MKLYFESINEEGKELETELSFEFDEGTFERVAFSGSIYPLDSKNEEFFLDGRLDSEVVLTCDRCLKKRKLNLGEQVRVRVLAGTLKIEGEEIELSDEDAGTYEGAADHIDLHEILKQESLLLLPMKVTCDEDCAEELPIEEEEDNTEPEKDSRWEKLRKLKE; from the coding sequence GTGAAGCTGTATTTCGAGAGTATAAACGAAGAGGGGAAGGAGCTTGAGACGGAGCTTTCCTTTGAGTTTGACGAAGGCACCTTCGAAAGGGTCGCCTTCAGCGGAAGTATCTATCCCCTGGACTCCAAAAACGAGGAATTTTTCCTTGATGGCCGTCTTGATTCGGAGGTTGTGCTAACCTGCGACAGATGCCTGAAAAAGAGAAAACTGAACCTTGGCGAGCAGGTGCGTGTCAGAGTATTGGCAGGCACTCTCAAGATTGAGGGGGAAGAGATTGAGCTTAGTGATGAGGACGCCGGAACCTATGAGGGTGCGGCGGATCATATAGATCTCCATGAAATCCTGAAGCAGGAATCGCTGCTTCTGCTCCCTATGAAAGTTACCTGCGATGAAGATTGCGCAGAGGAACTTCCCATAGAGGAGGAAGAGGATAATACGGAGCCGGAGAAGGATTCCCGATGGGAAAAACTCCGGAAACTTAAAGAATAA
- the lpxK gene encoding tetraacyldisaccharide 4'-kinase → MRAKVISVGNISLGGTGKTPFTIMLTRHFLEQNKKVCILSRGYRGKAGLDTTVISDGSEIKLSPPEAADEPYMMAKACPGAVVITGKERLKSAQVAEERFDPDIIILDDGFQHKRMPRDVDILLMDQKRPVSTGLIFPFGYLREFPRGIQRADIVVFTRAIDENIEKNIRHLVKDKPIFFSKIRFKGIYQNGKEVDLQEFGRKKIFAFAGIASPMKFFRFMKDQNLNIGRTRPFRDHADYTDKVLNSIEEAAERINAEMILTTEKDYVKLPDERKHKYAYAAIDVELNDLNGFLNALNI, encoded by the coding sequence ATGAGGGCTAAGGTAATCTCAGTAGGGAATATCTCCCTCGGCGGAACGGGTAAAACACCCTTCACCATAATGCTCACACGCCACTTCCTCGAACAGAACAAAAAGGTCTGCATACTCTCCAGAGGCTACAGAGGCAAGGCGGGACTCGATACCACAGTGATCTCAGACGGCAGCGAGATCAAGCTCTCGCCCCCAGAAGCGGCGGATGAGCCATACATGATGGCAAAGGCCTGCCCAGGAGCTGTTGTAATCACAGGTAAAGAGAGGCTCAAGTCTGCACAGGTTGCCGAGGAACGATTCGACCCCGATATAATAATACTGGACGATGGATTCCAGCATAAGCGTATGCCCAGAGATGTGGACATCCTGCTCATGGACCAGAAACGCCCCGTATCCACAGGACTCATATTCCCCTTCGGCTACCTGAGAGAGTTTCCCCGGGGTATTCAGCGTGCAGATATAGTTGTTTTCACCCGAGCCATAGATGAAAACATAGAGAAAAATATCAGGCACCTAGTAAAGGATAAACCGATATTCTTCAGCAAGATCCGGTTCAAGGGGATTTACCAGAACGGCAAAGAAGTAGACCTTCAGGAGTTTGGACGCAAAAAGATCTTCGCCTTCGCAGGAATAGCCTCACCAATGAAGTTCTTTCGATTTATGAAGGATCAAAACCTCAATATCGGAAGAACACGCCCATTTCGCGACCATGCGGACTATACAGACAAGGTGCTGAACAGTATCGAAGAAGCGGCAGAAAGAATTAACGCCGAAATGATACTCACGACTGAAAAAGACTACGTAAAACTACCCGATGAAAGAAAACATAAGTACGCCTACGCCGCCATTGATGTCGAACTCAACGACCTCAACGGCTTCCTAAACGCACTGAATATTTAA
- a CDS encoding UDP-glucose dehydrogenase family protein, translated as MKLTVIGAGYVGLVTAACLADTGNEVMCIEKVSSKLETLRKGESPIYEPGLSEVLKKNISNGNITFSDNIDEGVRFAEAIFLCVGTPQSDTGKADLSQVEEAARQIASISDGYKLIIEKSTVPVNTHRRVKMTLNRYAAPDAQFDVASNPEFLREGSALYDFSNPDRIVVGVESERAEQIFKDIYKPYTDQGFPLLITTPAAAELIKHASNSFLALKISYINMVSDLCEKVGADIELVADGMGYDKRIGRPFLNAGLGYGGSCFPKDIKAFINMANENGVDFTLLEEADMINASRRSKYLEMIEDILWINKDKQICIWGLAFKPNTDDIREAPAIDIVGELGEAGAQLRLFDPKATENFKNFYPEGGNIKYFNDKYEALNGADALLIVTEWSEFKEADIEKIKSLMQLPIIIDGRNIYDPATMKEAGVEYYSIGR; from the coding sequence ATGAAGCTTACAGTCATCGGAGCCGGATATGTGGGCCTCGTAACCGCTGCATGTCTTGCAGATACCGGTAACGAGGTTATGTGCATCGAAAAGGTGTCATCAAAACTCGAAACCCTCAGAAAAGGGGAATCGCCCATCTACGAACCCGGCCTCTCCGAGGTTCTTAAAAAGAATATCTCAAATGGAAACATTACCTTCTCGGATAACATTGATGAAGGGGTACGCTTTGCAGAAGCGATATTCCTCTGCGTGGGCACACCCCAGAGCGATACGGGTAAGGCGGATCTCTCCCAGGTTGAGGAAGCCGCAAGACAGATTGCCTCCATAAGCGACGGCTACAAGCTCATAATCGAAAAATCCACCGTTCCCGTTAATACACACAGGCGTGTCAAGATGACACTAAACAGATACGCCGCACCCGATGCCCAGTTTGATGTTGCATCAAACCCCGAGTTCCTCAGGGAAGGTTCTGCGCTTTACGACTTCTCAAATCCCGACCGTATCGTTGTCGGCGTGGAGAGCGAAAGGGCGGAGCAGATATTTAAGGATATATATAAGCCATACACCGATCAGGGCTTCCCTTTACTGATAACAACACCCGCTGCGGCGGAGCTTATAAAGCATGCCTCAAACTCATTCCTCGCCCTTAAAATATCCTACATTAATATGGTATCCGACCTCTGCGAAAAGGTTGGTGCAGATATTGAGCTGGTGGCGGACGGCATGGGCTACGACAAGCGTATCGGAAGACCCTTCCTCAATGCCGGCCTCGGCTACGGCGGAAGCTGCTTCCCCAAGGATATAAAGGCGTTCATCAACATGGCAAACGAAAACGGTGTCGATTTCACCCTCCTCGAAGAGGCGGATATGATAAACGCATCACGCCGTAGCAAATACCTCGAGATGATCGAGGATATCCTCTGGATCAACAAGGATAAGCAGATATGCATATGGGGACTTGCCTTTAAACCTAATACAGACGACATCCGTGAGGCACCCGCAATTGATATAGTAGGCGAGCTCGGTGAGGCGGGAGCACAACTCAGGCTCTTTGACCCCAAAGCCACTGAAAACTTTAAGAACTTCTACCCCGAGGGGGGGAATATCAAATACTTCAACGATAAGTACGAAGCACTTAACGGTGCGGATGCCCTTCTCATCGTTACGGAGTGGTCTGAATTCAAAGAGGCTGACATCGAAAAGATCAAGTCCCTTATGCAGCTCCCCATTATAATAGACGGCCGCAACATATACGATCCCGCAACAATGAAGGAAGCAGGAGTTGAATATTACAGCATCGGCAGATAA
- the rpmF gene encoding 50S ribosomal protein L32: MAVPKKKTTRSKKGHRRSHHHAKTMAFHKCSNCGELTMPHRVCPSCGYYNKKQVVDKAEI, encoded by the coding sequence ATGGCAGTACCTAAGAAGAAAACAACCAGATCCAAAAAAGGGCACAGAAGAAGCCACCATCACGCCAAGACCATGGCATTCCACAAGTGCAGCAACTGCGGCGAGCTTACCATGCCCCACAGAGTCTGCCCTTCCTGCGGGTATTACAACAAGAAGCAGGTTGTAGACAAAGCAGAAATCTAA